One genomic window of Meiothermus sp. CFH 77666 includes the following:
- a CDS encoding CBS and ACT domain-containing protein produces the protein MLVKDVMHSPVLTVDAAVTLEAAYHIMLQRNIRHIPVTQEGRLVGMITDRDIRLATSPFAEGGARPIETPVGQVMAQPVITGDPLDPVEEAARVMRQRKIGALPILDGNELVGIVTGIDLLDALLRLTGVQKPSGRLEVCLDDRPGELARLSGELAQHNINIHSLLTYPCDEGTVTTVVRIGTLDVRKLAHDLRQKGYEVRWPPEIPGKSL, from the coding sequence ATGTTAGTCAAAGACGTAATGCACAGCCCGGTGCTGACCGTGGACGCCGCGGTGACCCTCGAGGCCGCCTATCACATCATGCTCCAGCGCAATATCCGGCACATTCCGGTAACGCAGGAGGGCCGCCTGGTGGGGATGATTACCGACCGCGATATCCGGCTGGCCACCAGTCCCTTTGCAGAAGGCGGAGCCAGGCCCATCGAGACCCCGGTGGGTCAGGTGATGGCCCAGCCGGTGATTACCGGCGACCCCCTCGACCCGGTGGAGGAGGCCGCGCGGGTTATGCGGCAGCGCAAGATTGGGGCCCTGCCCATCCTGGACGGCAACGAGCTGGTGGGTATCGTAACCGGGATCGACCTGCTGGATGCGCTTTTGCGCCTGACCGGGGTACAGAAGCCCAGCGGGCGGCTCGAGGTCTGCCTCGATGACCGGCCCGGCGAGCTGGCCCGCCTGAGCGGCGAGCTGGCCCAGCACAACATCAACATCCATTCCCTGCTAACCTACCCCTGCGACGAAGGCACCGTTACCACCGTGGTGCGGATCGGCACCCTGGACGTCCGCAAGCTGGCCCACGATCTGCGCCAGAAGGGTTACGAGGTACGCTGGCCCCCCGAAATTCCTGGCAAGAGCTTATGA